In one Hemitrygon akajei chromosome 3, sHemAka1.3, whole genome shotgun sequence genomic region, the following are encoded:
- the mark3a gene encoding MAP/microtubule affinity-regulating kinase 3a isoform X5 — protein MSTRTPLPTVNERETEHHTSHMDGRSEVPSRSARSGGARCRNSITCCADEQPHIGNYRLLKTIGKGNFAKVKLARHILTGREVAIKIIDKTQLNPTSLQKTFLPLLLQSIT, from the exons ATGTCTACTCGAACGCCATTACCTACAGTGAATGAACGCGAAACAGAACAT CACACTTCACATATGGATGGCCGTTCAGAAGTTCCTTCTCGGTCAGCCCGCTCTGGGGGAGCACGATGCCGTAATTCGATTACGTGTTGTGCTGATGAACAGCCACacataggaaattataggcttttGAAAACTATAGGCAAGGGAAACTTTGCCAAGGTAAAGCTGGCTCGACACATCCTCACTGGAAGAGAG GTTGCAATAAAAATTATCGACAAAACACAGCTGAATCCTACAAGTTTGCAAAAG ACATTTCTACCATTACTTCTCCAGTCTATCACATAA